Genomic window (Cellulosilyticum lentocellum DSM 5427):
ATTAAACTTTATGCAATGCCTATTATAGAAACCAAGCAAGTGATAGATTTACAAACCGGACAAGAAGAATTACAGACGATTAAAAACTTAGCGGTTAAATACCGAGAAAATGTTTTAAATATTAGAATTGGAGCCACAGACTTTACAGGGCTTTTTGGCATTAGAAGAAGTATTGATGCTACTATTTATGATGTGGCTGTCATTAGGGATTGTATGGCAAGGATTATTAATTATTTTGGTCAAGCTGAAGACGGCTTTGTTATTTCAGGTCCAGTGTGGGAGTTTTTTAGTAATCATAGCAGGTTGTTAAAGCCAGAATTACGTCAAACACCATTTAGAAAATATGGAGAAGAAGGTAGCATTGCACGTAGAGCCATTGTTAATAAAGCGGAAGATGGACTTATTAAGGAAGTTGTTTTAGATAAAGTTAATGGACTAGTAGGTAAAACGATTATTCATCCTTCTCACATTCGCTTAGTGAATGCTTTGCAAGTAGTAACTAAAGAAGAATATGAAGATGCTATGCAAATTATAGGAAATCAAGGTAGTGGCGTAATTAAGAGTAAGGGTGGCAATAAAATGAATGAAATGAAACCACATACAAATTGGGCTAGAAAAGTACTAGCTAAAGCTGAAATATATGGAGTGATTAATGAAAATGAAGACTACACAGCCTTGTTCTAAACAAGTTATTTTTAAAGCATTGGATTGTCTAGAGATACATATTGATTTACAAGAAACGAGTGAAGCTATCCCTTTAAATCATCTATTTGAAGTGGGAGTTAGAAAAAATAAAAAACGTATTTTTTTATTTGTAAGTAAAGTATTAGGTAAGCACTTAGCTGTTAACCCTTATATGACTAGATTAGGAGGGACGCTTTTAGCAGAAGTTTATTATAAAAAGCAGGTGGGTAAAGTATTACAGGAAGATGAGCTTTTGGAGCTCTTTAATAAGAAAGAATTACCTAAGGAAGCCTGTGAAAAAGTTTTAGAAGTGACCTATCCATTAGAACAGGAGACACTTTTCATTGGTTTTGCAGAAACAGCCACAGGCTTAGGCCATAGTATGTTTAGTGCTTTTGATGATAAAGCAACATTTATTCATACCACCAGAGAACCTATTATCAGTGAAGTACCTACTTTTACTTTTCAAGAAGAACATTCTCATGCAACAGGACATGAATGTTATACAAAAGACCCTCTTTTCTTTAAACGTTTTTCCCATATTGTACTAGTAGATGATGAAATTACTACAGGGAATACTGCGCTTAATTTAATAGAAGCGTTACATGAAAAAAGTGGTGCTAAAGCTTATAGTGTAGTGGCACTTTTAGATTGGAGAAACGAAGAGCAGAAAGAGAAAGCCAAGCTTTTAGCTGGAAAGCTTGGAGTTACTATTGAATTTATATCAGTCATTCAAGGAACTATTGCACCCATTATTTTAAAGTCTTTATCAGAGGAATCCATGGAAACAAAGGAGATGTTAAAATATCCTGAAATCGTAGAGGAAGAAAATACAAATGTATTACAGGAAGAAGTGGTAGTAACAAAAACACCAAAAAGCGTTCAACTTATAAGTTACTATAATGGTAGGTACGGAAGATATGAAACGCTTAAGGTAGGCTTAGACCATATGACAGAGAAAGTGATCAAAGGTGGAGATCAAAGAGAACAGGTAGTAGGTTATATGAGTGCTAATGGACGCTTTGGACTAACAGCTAATGAAAATAAAACCTTTGAGAAGCGTCTATTACAACTGGGGCAAGTACTATCAGGCTATAGAACTTCAACAAAGACACTGTGCATAGGTACGGAGGAGTTTATTTATGTACCGGCTATGATGGCATGTGCTATGGGAGAAGGGGTTTATTATCAATCTACTACACGTAGTCCTATTATGACAGCTAAAAGACCAGATTATCCTTTACATACAGCTCTAGCTTATAAAAGGCCTGAGGATGAAACTGTTATTAATTATATTTATAATATTCAAGAGGGTAACTATGAAGAAGCCTTTTGGTTTATAGAAAGAGATGTAAGGCCAGAATTTAAGCAAATGATGGCAGAGGTATTTAGTGAAAAGGGGATTAGAAAAATATATTTTGTTTGCTGTGATGGCAAGCTGGAGGAAATCTATGAATGAGCAAGGCGTAGCAAATGTAAAGCATATAAAAGAGCCTTTACCTATGGGGAGCTATAGGAAAGAAGATTGTATTTTCTTATTAAAGAATATCAACGGTTTATTAGAAGAACAAAATAACTTAGAGCGTGAATATGCTATGCAAAATGGTACGCACTACTCTGAAATGCTTCCTATTGAATATATGCCAACAAAGGAATATATGACTCTTTATAAAAATACTTTAGAAGAAACGGCAGAGGAGATTGCTTTTTATACAGGGGTAGTAGCTGAACTGATTTACAGAAAAAAAGGAAAAGATGTCGTTATTGTTTCTCTAGCTAGGGCAGGTACACCTATTGGTGTATTGATTAAGCGTTATTTAGCTTATAAATATCAAGTAAATGTGCCTCACTATAGTGTTTCTATTATTAGAGATAAGGGAATAGATGAGAATGCCCTTTTATATATATTAAAAGAACATCCAGCAGAAGATATTCAATTTGTAGATGGTTGGACTGGAAAAGGTGTTATAAGCCATACTTTAGAGAAAGCTTGTAAGCATTTTAAAAATAAATATGAAGTGGATTTAGATGATACACTAGCAGTACTTTGTGATCCAGGAGAATGTACCTCTTTATATGGGACAAGAGCGGACTTCTTAGTACCAAGTGCGTGTTTAAATGCAACAGTATCAGGACTTATGAGTCGTACCTTTTTAAGAAATGATCTTATTGGACCCTATGATTTTCATGGTTCCAAGTTTTACAAGGAGTGGGAGGAGATTGATGTATCTAATGACTTTGTAGATACTATTGCTACTCATTTTTCTCAGCTTAATATCCATGAAGAGGATTTAGTTAATAAGGAGATGGGAGCCTTTAATGCAGCACAGAGTGTAGAAAACATTAGGCAGTGCTTCGATATCTCCAGTATTAATAGAGTGAAGCCAGGGGTAGGTGAAACAACAAGAGTATTATTAAGAAGGGTACCTTGGAAAATCCTTGTAAAAGATAAAGAGGATAAGCGCATTAAGCACATTTTACTTTTGGCAAGAGATAGAGGTGTACCAGTGGAAGTATATCAAGACATGTGCTACTCTTGTTGTGGTTTAATCAAAGATATGTGTGATGTATAAAAATGAATGTGAAAGGAAAACTTCTATGTTTTTTGCAACGGATTTAGATCGTACTTTAATTTATTCTAAGCTATTTATAGCGGAAGCTGAATGTGAATATGCCTTAGTCGAAGCTTATAATGGAAAAGAAATTTCGTATATGAGTTTAGAAGCAATTACTTTACTTAAAAAGCTTAATGACTTAGTACCTATCGTACCAATTACGACTAGAAATCATCAGCAATACAAGAGGATTCAATTATTTGAGGAAACTATCTACCCTGAGCTTTATGTAGTTAATAATGGAGGAACTATTATTTACAAGGGAGAAGAGGATAAACAGTGGTCAGATTATATAAAAGAGCAAATTAAAGCATTACCTGTAAATTATGATGAAGTCTTAATATCATTTCTGAATCACTATAAAAAGCCTATTAAAGGATACAATAAGTCTGATGGACTTATTTGGCTTATTATAGGAGAGCGAGGCAATATTGATGAAGAAGCCGTTCAGTTATTTATGAATGCTAATGAAAATAAAGGTTGGAAAATACAAGTCAATGGCAAAAAGATCTATTTATATCCAGAATGTATTAATAAATGGTCAGCACTTGTATATATTCAAAAGAACTACTATCAAAGAACTATTATGGCTGCAGGAGACTCTATTTTTGACTATCAAATGGTCCATGAAGCAGATTATGGTATTGTTCCTAAAGAAGCCTATATTGAAGGAATATGTAAAGAACAAGTACGTATTGCAAGGGTTAGTGGTCTTAAAGCAGCAGAAGAAATTCTAAGATATGCTATAGAGATGGCTGAGAAAGAAATAGGAGAGATAGAAGGTCGGAAAGAGTCTTAAGGGAAAATTATGAGTTGACAAGAGAAAAGACCTTAGTTATAATTACACTAATATATAAAGTATTTAGACATATGAAGCAATGGCGCTTACGAGAATTCTTTTTCTTCGTGGCGCTGTTTTGTTTTCTTTTAAATTTACAATTATTGTAATATTTGTTATAAAGAAATTAGATAGAAAACAACGCGGAAAAGTTTAAATAAGGAGGTAGATTTATGTGATAAAGATTAGTGGTCTTAATAAATTTTTTGGTCATCATCATGTTTTAAAAAACATTGATTTAGAGGTTAATGAAGGAGAAAAGCTAGTTATTATTGGCCCTAGTGGTAGTGGGAAAAGTACACTGATTAGGTGTATTAATCATTTAGAAGAACCAACTTCAGGGCAAGTAGAAATTGATGGACAGTTATTAACAAGGAAAAACAAAACACAGGTTGTGAGAAACTCCTCAGCCATGGTATTTCAGCAATTTAACTTATATCCACATATGACAGTGTTAGAAAATCTTACACTTGCACCTATGAAATTACAAAAGATGCCTAAAAAAGAGGCAGAGGAAATGGCACTTCAGTATTTAGAAAGAGTAGGCCTTTTGGAGAAAAAGGATGCCTATCCTCAAAACCTATCAGGAGGACAGCAACAAAGAGTTGCTATTGCAAGGGCGCTTGCTACAAAACAAAGAATCATTTTATTTGATGAACCTACTAGTGCTCTGGATCCAGAGATGGTGCAAGAAGTATTAGATGTTATGATTAAGTTATCTGAAGAAAATATTACGATGGTTTGTGTAACACATGAAATGGGTTTTGCAAGACAAGTGGCAGATCGCGTCATTTTTATGGATGATGGTTCTATTGTAGAAAGTGGTTCACCAGAGCATTTCTTTGAAAATCCAGAAAATGAGCGTACCAAACTATTCTTAAGTAAAATATTACGTTAAGAAGGTTGATATAAAGTACATAAGAAATATTTTAAGCATTATGAAATAAATAAAACCTAAATAAGGAGTTGATGATATGAAAAAAGGGATTAAAAAAATAATGGCAACATTATTAGCAGTAACCATGCTAGGTGTTTTAGGAAGTTGTACTAAAACAGAGACATCGGAAGCTGGTGGAAGTGCAACAGGTGGCATTCAAAAAATTAAAGATGCAGGTGTACTTAAAGTAGGGTGTAAAATAGATGTACCTAGTTTTGGACTTCAAAATACAGCTACAGGAGAATATGAAGGGGTTGAAATTGATTTAGCTTATGAAATAGCAGGTAAGATTTTTGATTGCACTGCAGCTGAAGCGAAAGAAAAGAAATTAGTAGCTTTCCAAGGTGTTACTGCTAAAACAAGAGGTGGGTTATTAGATAGTGGAGAAATTGATTTAGTTATTGCTACCTTTACTGTTACAGAGGAACGTAAGGAGTCTTGGAACTTCTCAACACCTTACTATACAGATGCGGTAGGTTTAATGGTACTAAAAGATTCTGGAATTCAATCTATTAATGATCTAGATGGCAAGATTATAGGTGTTTCTCAAGGTTCTATCACTAAAGATGGGTTTGAAGCTTATATCAAAGAAACAGGTATTAATGTAACACCTGTTTTTGAAGAATTTGATGGTTATCCAGCTTTAAGTACAGCCCTTTCTACTAAAAATATTGATGTATTTGCTGTAGACCGTGCGATTTTAGCTGGTTATAGCGATGATTCAACCATGATTTTAGAAGACCGTTTCGCAGAACAAGATTATGGTGTGGCTTCTGCTCTTAGTAATAAAGAATTGGCAGAAACAGTTGATGGTGTAGTAAAAGGCTTAGTAGATAGTGGGAAAATGGCTGAAATGTTAAAAGCTTGGGGTGTTGAATAGTTTGAAGTTTGCTAAATAAAATTTCAAGGATTCATTGGTGAACAGAACTTCCTTTTCGCCTTTGAATCCTTATTTTAGGGTATAGGCAGAACCGAATATGGAGTATCAAGGAAGGTGATGGAGTTGCTATGAAAGGTTTATTTAATCTAAAATGGTGGATGGATTTGTTTGAAGAGTTTGACTTATATTTACAAGGCTTTAGTATGACTTTAAGAGTATCTATAGTGGGCTTGTTAGTAGCCATTATGCTTGGGGTGCTTTTTGGTGTACTGTATTCTACTAAGAGAAAGCCACTTAAATTGATTGCTAGAGTGTATATAGAAATTTTTCAAAATACACCTTTAGTTATACAGATTTTCTTTTATTACAGCTGTTTACCCTACTTAATAGGGGGACGCGTAGATAAATTTTTATTAGGTGTCATGGGAGTAGGTATTTATCATGGTGCTTATGTAGCAGAAGTTATTCGAACAGGTATAGAAGCTGTTCCTAAAGGACAATTAGAAGCTGCTAACTCTCAGGGCTTTTCTTATATTCAAGCGATGAGATATATTATTTTGCCACAGACGATAAAAATCATTATGCCGCCGCTTGCTAATCAAGCTTTAAACTTAGTTAAAAATACTTCAGTATTAGCAATGGTAGCAGGGCTTGATTTAATGTATTTTGCAGATTCTTGGGCAAGTAGTTCGGGAGGACATTACACACAAGGAT
Coding sequences:
- a CDS encoding HpcH/HpaI aldolase/citrate lyase family protein, yielding MFHYAHLSEEEKERVFFKEPNAFFKDTEKEKLSYALGATLYIPAIHEKLYDYLVTRKYISLTTLVICLEDGIADSQVEEAEMRLKETFIGLGQALKNGIVKEEDLPLLFIRIRSTQQLKRLLSEEEIVKHITGINLPKFNSIEGEEQLSLIKKAGDAAGIKLYAMPIIETKQVIDLQTGQEELQTIKNLAVKYRENVLNIRIGATDFTGLFGIRRSIDATIYDVAVIRDCMARIINYFGQAEDGFVISGPVWEFFSNHSRLLKPELRQTPFRKYGEEGSIARRAIVNKAEDGLIKEVVLDKVNGLVGKTIIHPSHIRLVNALQVVTKEEYEDAMQIIGNQGSGVIKSKGGNKMNEMKPHTNWARKVLAKAEIYGVINENEDYTALF
- a CDS encoding phosphoribosyltransferase family protein encodes the protein MKMKTTQPCSKQVIFKALDCLEIHIDLQETSEAIPLNHLFEVGVRKNKKRIFLFVSKVLGKHLAVNPYMTRLGGTLLAEVYYKKQVGKVLQEDELLELFNKKELPKEACEKVLEVTYPLEQETLFIGFAETATGLGHSMFSAFDDKATFIHTTREPIISEVPTFTFQEEHSHATGHECYTKDPLFFKRFSHIVLVDDEITTGNTALNLIEALHEKSGAKAYSVVALLDWRNEEQKEKAKLLAGKLGVTIEFISVIQGTIAPIILKSLSEESMETKEMLKYPEIVEEENTNVLQEEVVVTKTPKSVQLISYYNGRYGRYETLKVGLDHMTEKVIKGGDQREQVVGYMSANGRFGLTANENKTFEKRLLQLGQVLSGYRTSTKTLCIGTEEFIYVPAMMACAMGEGVYYQSTTRSPIMTAKRPDYPLHTALAYKRPEDETVINYIYNIQEGNYEEAFWFIERDVRPEFKQMMAEVFSEKGIRKIYFVCCDGKLEEIYE
- a CDS encoding cysteine protease StiP family protein, producing the protein MNEQGVANVKHIKEPLPMGSYRKEDCIFLLKNINGLLEEQNNLEREYAMQNGTHYSEMLPIEYMPTKEYMTLYKNTLEETAEEIAFYTGVVAELIYRKKGKDVVIVSLARAGTPIGVLIKRYLAYKYQVNVPHYSVSIIRDKGIDENALLYILKEHPAEDIQFVDGWTGKGVISHTLEKACKHFKNKYEVDLDDTLAVLCDPGECTSLYGTRADFLVPSACLNATVSGLMSRTFLRNDLIGPYDFHGSKFYKEWEEIDVSNDFVDTIATHFSQLNIHEEDLVNKEMGAFNAAQSVENIRQCFDISSINRVKPGVGETTRVLLRRVPWKILVKDKEDKRIKHILLLARDRGVPVEVYQDMCYSCCGLIKDMCDV
- a CDS encoding Cof-type HAD-IIB family hydrolase, with translation MFFATDLDRTLIYSKLFIAEAECEYALVEAYNGKEISYMSLEAITLLKKLNDLVPIVPITTRNHQQYKRIQLFEETIYPELYVVNNGGTIIYKGEEDKQWSDYIKEQIKALPVNYDEVLISFLNHYKKPIKGYNKSDGLIWLIIGERGNIDEEAVQLFMNANENKGWKIQVNGKKIYLYPECINKWSALVYIQKNYYQRTIMAAGDSIFDYQMVHEADYGIVPKEAYIEGICKEQVRIARVSGLKAAEEILRYAIEMAEKEIGEIEGRKES
- a CDS encoding amino acid ABC transporter ATP-binding protein, encoding MIKISGLNKFFGHHHVLKNIDLEVNEGEKLVIIGPSGSGKSTLIRCINHLEEPTSGQVEIDGQLLTRKNKTQVVRNSSAMVFQQFNLYPHMTVLENLTLAPMKLQKMPKKEAEEMALQYLERVGLLEKKDAYPQNLSGGQQQRVAIARALATKQRIILFDEPTSALDPEMVQEVLDVMIKLSEENITMVCVTHEMGFARQVADRVIFMDDGSIVESGSPEHFFENPENERTKLFLSKILR
- a CDS encoding transporter substrate-binding domain-containing protein — protein: MKKGIKKIMATLLAVTMLGVLGSCTKTETSEAGGSATGGIQKIKDAGVLKVGCKIDVPSFGLQNTATGEYEGVEIDLAYEIAGKIFDCTAAEAKEKKLVAFQGVTAKTRGGLLDSGEIDLVIATFTVTEERKESWNFSTPYYTDAVGLMVLKDSGIQSINDLDGKIIGVSQGSITKDGFEAYIKETGINVTPVFEEFDGYPALSTALSTKNIDVFAVDRAILAGYSDDSTMILEDRFAEQDYGVASALSNKELAETVDGVVKGLVDSGKMAEMLKAWGVE
- a CDS encoding amino acid ABC transporter permease, whose protein sequence is MKGLFNLKWWMDLFEEFDLYLQGFSMTLRVSIVGLLVAIMLGVLFGVLYSTKRKPLKLIARVYIEIFQNTPLVIQIFFYYSCLPYLIGGRVDKFLLGVMGVGIYHGAYVAEVIRTGIEAVPKGQLEAANSQGFSYIQAMRYIILPQTIKIIMPPLANQALNLVKNTSVLAMVAGLDLMYFADSWASSSGGHYTQGYLVCAAMYFVICFPLASLARYLERKAKEPPKPKHPSKAVKTEVAQ